The DNA window atttttagaaattgcttttaaaatattaatagatatattaatgtatctaTATAGAgcattaataacttttgaaatattttataaatcttgtagaataaaaaatcactCAAGAAATTgcacatgtttaatttttaccatataaGATCGATTTCGACTCTTGTTCCGATGCGCACATTGTGCAAATATTGCACAAAAATAGTATCATAAATTAACGAAAATTTCGTAATAATTACACTAATTGATATGTAAGTTGatatgtaataatacaattttgtgaaataaaaatttataaatatttgtcaagATTTAGACAAATCTAAATTTgagatatcaatattttacaattatatttcaaaaactgttcaattcttttttttttaatgttgccatgaatatataatatttcatattaaaatatttgtacattataatttaagtaagaataattaatttatataaatatatatattaattatatttctaaatgttttataaaatagcttaaatatttttttttaattattgaataattttttcaaatttaattttgcaaataatcaCTAATGATTTGTCGTATCGTTAcagttttatcaaaatattatttcaaaataaattacacaataaTTACCAATGTTATAAAAGATCAATACttctacatctatttttatgtaaataaatctcataattgcaaattataatttttatgtaaaatttcttgatataatttaaatgttattttattattaggaTATTGgtgtgttataataatatgggaaaaaatgtacaaatttaattttcattcttttagACTGACTTTACGAGATTAaagagtatatattttttaattatatatactaagtccatattaatttgtttaatatgatTTGGATAttccaattatttttattatttttgtcaaaactttttatcatggtagttaattaaaattgactaTAATCTATTATCgcaaatctattttaatataatccaaagaaataaaacaaaagaaaagtatACAAAGAATGAAATGTGGACACGAATAATTTTCGCATTAGAATAATCAAACACGTTTTCTATATTTAGATTTCATATCacaatttgaattttgttgTAAACAGACCGTAACTAATatcgtattattattttattagatctCTTCTTGTAATactatttctataattatcaAACAGCAATATACCATGTTATAAAAGCGATATAGCATTACATTTACTTACGGTATCGTTTACGGAAGTTCAATTCATGGTGAGCAAttctgttatttaattttatgacaaatagCATTACATAAAGTTATACTACATGGATTGTAGCATacttctaatattattattctcaagTAACATTCTATACATAGTCgcaaataattactaaaaaatatacataatgcaattaatgataaagaaaagaaaaaaattaaatatttttattcttatacatatctatattaaaaatattgtacattattttaattatttcttttttataaaattttaaatcatattataaataaagcttttaacttataataactttatattttaaagtttataactaaattttttttaataaaaaaaattattaatgtttttacttagtttaaactcatataaaatcttttaaaaaattaaatattatacagcatttattcaattattttgaagtAAAGTTTATAATCGCAATCTCTTCGGTTTTTAATAAGTTctgaatgaatattttttttaaactgccCATTTCTTCTGTATTTCCAAGCGAATATTATGTCTAATTTAGAATTGAACTGTTTAAttgttgtataaataatagcattctcaaattataatttaaatttttattagagaaaatttgtttataaattactcTTCTATATATTACGttctactataaaataaaaaaatatcgataactCACCGGAAGTATAAACGCAAAATAGCGCGATTACTGTCACAGCGATCCACGCTGTTCTCGCAAACATTTTGGAGATGTGTTGCTGTTGATCCGTAAGAAACAAAGTTTGCGCACTGTGCTGGTGCTAGGTGATCCTCGTTTTCGAACGCTTCTCCACAATCGCTTTCTTATATATACGGCGATAGCAACGCATGATGAAGGCGAGGACAAACGGTTAAGATACGAAGACACAGAAAGAGCGGGGAAAGGAAGAATCGTTCGTAGTCGAAGGACGAGAATTTCATCGTTATTTGCGTCAGGAGAAAAGGAGAAACGAAATTCCAAACACAGGAATTGGAAGTAGCCGAAAATTAGCGGTCAGATGATATTCTTCTGTATTAAGTTAAACTTCGTTTCAATTcttcgaataatttttcaaataacagcctatatacatatgtatcttGAAAAGAATCTTTTAAACATAGcgataatttattcttaaaaatgagattatatatatatatatatatatatatatatatatatatatgtatgtatgtatgtatgtataatatataacagatatacctttacaattttatcattttttaaataattctttattccaTGATAAAAgctgaaaaagaagaaaatttcttatcctgtatatattttaaatgcttaACCtctgatatataattattccataatttttcataacaaaaaaatattaaattaatattttataaatataaattaacacaaaacaatttaatataaaaggtaTCACATATgcattagtttttatattataccttCTCTTATTCtcctgtttaaaataatttgcagatattaaaaattaaaaaattctacgtTTTATCATGAAGCTATAACACATCTTCCAACGATCTAAcgctaatatataaaatttttcaataaaaacagaaaaaatcgGTACTGAAATATAAGCTTGCATTGTTTTATAGTGGAAAagaatagattttgaaatttaaatccTGCATATTTTCGCGATTCCCAACGCTTCTCTTAATAAATGGTAGGTCGTCTTTAGTTTGGGACTTGCAACAGAAACGTGAAGACTACGACAACCGGATCCCAAGTTCAATGTCAATGCCCTAGGGCGCGTCTCTCCTCGATGGTCTTACAATTGATACTTTTCCTTGGGAACAAGTTTTTAGTAGGGACAGCAAGCAGGCGCGTGTGAAGTAAGAACGTGCgtcgtttatatatattgcgcCATCGGGATATCATTGTTATcagcatattattattattatttatcaaaattattaaaattttcataataaaaaatttttctatgtatTACGAACCCACactcaataaaaatatgtgaaatccATGTTATCGCCAATATTATGTCGAATCCACGTAACAATAACATGGGTTTcacgtattatttttgtcggacaatgaaagaaattccgttttaTAAGCGCTCAACAAATGATGGTAGTCCAATTAATCGACATATGTTTACTTATCATTCATTACGGAGATAAAACATTGGACATTCCCATTGCCTCATGTTTGTATAATTCTGGTCCAAAGCTACGATATCTTTTTCTGCCTGTTTCTTGTTTTCAAGACTGCTGATAatagatatcaatttttagaCTTACTTGATTAAGGTgcaacttatttaattttaaggcacaattcctaaaattttttgttttttgacaTTTCAAAAGCATAGTaatgaaaacaatattattttgaaattcaacaaatattaaaaaatttatttaaaaataatttttaattattaagaggaaaaaattttatgaatacttgttagaatcaaaataataaattgcttgtcaatttgtaaaattttcatgaCCGTTTCAAGCTCGATAAAAATGTGGCACGCAGTTCATATGAGATTGTAAAATTCACAGAAATTATTGTTAGGTACCAAGATTCGTCGCAATACTACTGAAAGATCGACATTGACAATTCttacatgtatatgtaattcCAGCACATATTGCATTTcctatattatacatattttcaatttagaaaattattgttttacaattgtattaaaatttttacattagtatcaatatatcaatgtacttttcaaattatattatttgatacagataacatatatattcGTGAATTTCGTgactctaaaaaattaaaatgtataaaatgtttgaaaatgtataaagACAAATGATTACTTTTgcgtattcatatttttaatattgtctgataatgtatgtatgtgaGGTATTAAAATGAACACATGCAATGATGCtctaatagaattatattattttgaaaagtgTCGTTAGGAATCCTTCAGgcatattaaaagattaacaaATTGCGTATGtacaaacaattaatatttattaattcaatattaaaagtaatgagctgtgtatttatttcttagatCTTGTTGAACGAAGCAATGTCTACAGATTGAACTAACTCTTCGAAATCTTGAATCTGTTCAATCAGCAAATCCACTGATACTTTTTCGTCTTCTATCACACACATTATTTGTAACTTGGACATGCCATAGCCCACTGGAACAAGTtttgctaaaaaatataaaattcaattatacaaTTTGCTTATATCAATCTAGATATATGTATCGATACACAAATAAGGTATATGACTTACATCCACCCCAAAGAAGACCATCCATTTCAATCGATCTCACTGCAGTTTCTACTTGCTGCATATCAATTTCATCTCCCCAGGTCTTTACATCTAATACGACACTTGACTTGGCGATAACCGTGGgctttttcgattttttgtcCGCATACGCCTTTAATCTTTCTTCCCTGACTTTCGCTGCTTCCGCATCCTCTTCTTCGTCTGAGCCAAATAGATCTAGGTCATCGTCATCATCGTTTGCCTTTGTTGTGGACGAAGCTAAGGCTGAGGATGGGGCTGGGGCCTTAGCTGAGGCGCCAAAGATGTCAGGTACTTTCTTTACTCCAGGAAGTGTCTTTAAATCGTATGTTTTTATGTGGTTGTACCAACGGCGTACGTGATGATTAGAAGACTGTGTCGGTGGTTTTCCCAGTGCCTCGAATACTGCAGCATCAGCCTGAGTTGGTTGATATCTGTTGAACATAAATTCTATAACATTTTGCAAAGTTAATCTTTATTACATCAATTTGaaacacataataaatattgataaaaaagacTTACATTTCTTTTGCAATGCTTTGTCTGTAAATGCTAATAttgctttaatattattaattattgagtcACATAtgatatattcattttttaactctttattacCAGTcttactataaataaattaaaaaataatatatattatagatggTATAggtaatatatacaattttcaaaaaataaatggaaGTTTTTAAAACCAACTTTATTATCTACATAAAGAACTAtctgtgtaatatttttgattttgtaatACACATTATCacagcatttaaaaaaaagatacaaaaaagtaacaaatatgTGAATGGAGAACATTCTGAACCATGTATACCAGAAATGATTGAGATTTTTACTCATACATGTTCAGAAACATATGATGCAGATATTAACAATCATATACGGAGAACCATATAAATAAGCGAGTTCGTCAAAGAACTTCTAAACTTCTACAAAAGATTCAATGAAGATGGAAATAGCAAAGAAGAGACGTAAAAAATGCGAAATATGCGTGTGGGGGAAATTTGTCCAGTGTGCGAATGTGTGCATCCATGCAACACATGTCCATACGTGATGCTGGAAACAGCGCGTACTTCTACTTCGACCGAGGGCTGCAAATTAGGATGCTGCGCAGTTGCTCACGATGGAACGAGAGAATCTCTTCTCGCGAGAGAATTacggcgagaaagagagaaacagagtgtgtgtgcgtgtgcgtgcgtgtgtgtatatgtaccGTGTACATAGAATCAGAATCGGAAATAGAGCCAAGATGCCGACAAGCAGAGCACGTGTACCGGGAGATGTTAGTGTCTTGCCGAAAACGTGCTAAAAGTAGGCTCACCCCTCGATGTAACTGCGATCGGCGAGGTAATCGTTAAGGTATCCGACGCCCTTATCGGTCTTCAGGTCACAGACAGACATAGCGACAACGTGTTGCAggtgaataaataattaaccgTGAACTCGAGACGATCGGCAACGGAAACCCCTTCTGACTTCTTCGTCTGGTCGCCGAAAGAGAGAGCTGCGCACCGCACGACGAGGTGACGGCGACGGCCACCGCGGCCGGATCCAACCCGGGCATAGCTCGATTTCAGAGTAGCGATGTGACGTTTATTCCGGCGTGTGTCTGGCGCGCCTTCAGGTGCGTTTTCACCGCGTGCCGCTCCAATCGTTTGAGCGCGACAAAATAAATCACGTGACTACGTTTGCTGCTAAACTATTTTAGCGGtaaatttgtacataaaaatcGATAGAAGcgacaaaattaaaagataaaaacaatgGTTGCAAGGCTTTCAGTATTATTatcgtttataaaaaacaattgtgtATTATGGCTtccaagaaaaagaaatattataattggatATTATaatggaataacttattaattcaGAGCAAAACTATATAGTATACACAGTTTTGTGATTAATtgagacagtacttaagacaatcgtaaattataagaatCGACTGTGCATGAATACcaacatgataaatttatgacaaaaaattattaaaaaattgagtttgattgaaaatttatgccttattaatgtatattaataaatattctttgctttaattgaaaataaaattattttttatataaattttaattagaatagagaataatttgtaattgatggcaatataacaataaatatgcatataaatttGGTAATTTAACGTTAACAatgttttgaataaaaagtcaAGAATTGTTAAACTGTTtgactaaataattaattcattttacatttaatttataaattgctaTTAGTATGCTATGGCTGCGTTTCAAAATTTACTGtcaatactgaaaatctatagtacacatagattttcaatactgataataaatttcgaaaCACAGCCTAAATAAAAGTATCCacagaaaataaaacagatCTTTAATGCATAAAAGACACCATTAAGGATCATGCGCagtatctttataatattaaattatcatattcTTACTTACCgacatttaaacattttttaattaaatttaaaaagcggACTTTGAGCGACAATTTTCCTTCTCAAGAAAGATTCTATGCATGAAAATATACGAATTCACAAAGTtagaggaaaaaagaagaagaaagcaTTATATACTGCATATAGTTTACCGAATATTTTAACGTTTCAGTTGAAATTGCTCGATTacgataatgtaaaatatgaagaaaGTTATTTTTGCTACCAGTGGTAGGGGTCACATTCTGTCTTTCTAATCAGTAACGTATGTAGTAGGATGATTGTGCATCCTGtattatagttaaaataattttttatttatgtatataatttatatatgattatacatgAGCAATTTTTTccagttttttatatttaattaactttttgtaaaagaaataatccaaaatttatctttttaattagtttttgtttttttagtataactactatttttttatatcaaacatttttacacaaaaaagaaattagtataaatatatataatatggacatattttgcatataattatatatttatatatgtataaatatctttttatatgaaaaatttcgtACCGAGCAGGTATTCATATTGTTGATAAAACCTTGGAAATTCTGGACATTTTGGAGAAATTGAGGAGAGTGGTAAAAAGAATTCGATTAAGAAGTCGTGTCTAAACAGTTCTAAACGAATGCCATCCAGGCCAGTGAGTATGGCCCACTTGAGCATTTACAAAGGTCTGACGTTATCGAAGCGTAAGTTGTTTATCCCGTCTCCCAAGTGATTGATAAaacgcaaaaataaaaagcgataaaaataagaaacgactaagtattacatatagtttgttgcaaaattgtaatttataattcttattctGTTTATTTTCTCTTACTTTAACTCTCTTTATCTTcctttatctctttttatttctttacctCCCATTACACTTCAATTATTActtctaatataaataattatacaaaatatctatttaGAATAAAGCTATAGACATCAAAATTGATTCTGAATTGTGTAAACGTAGTAATCTTGTCTTTAACAAATGCCATATATTAGGGGAATAGGTTTtacgatttaattttttaaaaacgtagAAAAACAGGAAGACTTCAAGCATCTGATTCTCGCGTGCAAGAGTATGTATTGAGCAAATTAACGCTTACGTCTAAGAAGCTTGTGAGATTTAACTATACGTGGCTATTTTAGCTCATTTTATGTATTACCCACTCATGATCTGTAAGTTAATTACAAAACAGCGGAAGTTTTTGCGCTGTCTTATTACGACCCATTCATACATGAAATAAATaggttttttttctaaagtatTCAACTGACTACATagctgaaaatattaataattatataagacgTTCAAGCTGATTcctaaaatgttaaaacatatTTCACACGAATTAAATGTTGAAATGTATCTTACAtgaattcaatttataattaaaaattacttatctTTTCGTAAACAAGACGATTGCATAGTCAGTTTAAATATACGATATGTGTACATACCAATGCTATTTCCGGTGCATAAGAAACGCGAACTTGTACTAGGTAGTTAtgcatatgtattatatacgaCGTATAACGAATACgtacatatacaaaaaaaattcagatacTAGATTGAATTAAAGGATTAGATcagaaaaacgaaaaaatttatttttattttttgtcgttaaaaaatttgtaaatttttattgataatagagaaaatacttctcaaaatttaaaaaatcaagaaatttatgaatgttttttttaacacagctgttcatatacatacattacataacattattttgttatgtacACATTAACCTTTCTTTGCTTATTgcttatttttcaatactacAACTAGcagttttattacaaaaattttaaatattattcatttatagttttctttaaaaattatgataattaaagaaCTTTTTTCTAAAGAACAGTGTTATTGTATTTTAGGAAGCAGacaaaatctgtaaaaaaatttggacagacatatattagtaattaaatacAGCACATAATTTactttagtaataaaatttataaatgcataGATTTACTTcactttaaacatttcttacatataaacaaaatttttaatatagaatataattcaaaaaacttaaatgataatgtttaattgtatttttattaatagaaattattatagataatttaatagaaaaaagttgGCAATATCACACGTGTctcatgataaaaatttaaagatattgtatacacataaataccattaataaaaatttataaactgaaAAATCAAAACTCACTATTCAATTCGTTAAACTGCAATAGATGTTCATATCTTGCTTTTGGAATGTAAATGTATATCTAAGTACTTTTTTCAaggcatataatattttagtactTGAACGATTCGTATAATTCAAAttgtagatttaaaaaataagttacatattatatattctccgcgttacatattatatattttccgtGAAgagtgaaattaattaataataatttattagtaaaaataataagtaaaaatcatattttttaatcatgataattgtagaataatataacttttgaaaaattataataacaaataataagtataataataagtataataaataaatatattttctattatatctaaatatttataaaaatttttaatatagatttatgTAAATAGATTAAGGTAAAACCATGTCTTTTTACGTATAAGCTgtccattaattttattttatttatttatttttaaatgtcttGTATCATTCTGTTAGCCTTGGCCTGGCGATAGCGCGGTCGCATTTGTATGCCTACTATTTTTTTCACGgacatttgaattatttatctatcgaaaagaaataaaacattcacGTCGCACGGTTCTTTCCTTCTTATCCGATACGTTAAATCGTGGATCTACGATATGAGAGTACTTGATATGAGAatacttaacatttttttaaatttaggataCAAAATGACGGTGTGACAGGCTAGTAAGATGATGTAACTGGCTAGCTCAAACAATTTTCATCtgatttacttgaaattttaactGTAACTTCTTAGATTTTCTATTGCGATACATACGAtcgatttttaagaaatattaatttttcgcgaaaaggcaatagtttgaaaaaaaattttcaattttacccGAAAAACCggctgtttatttaaaaaagtattaatcatttgtaaaaatttacaataaaattagcaattaagattcaaactaaatatttttagaccgTGCAAacatttccattattttaacatataatttaaactttagcATGTGTTTCTAAGGTTTTTAGTATCATAAATTGTGTCATCAATcgatgtttaaattttattatgagccatttacatatatgtatataattacaattgtatttatatatgtggTTGCCAATACagcattcaaaaatattttaatgaagtatTCCTGACGCCTATccctatatttttataataacctCTAAATATTGATGTATATTTATCACTTGATTATTACACATTCTCCTGATTCAATCAATTCTATGaaacgtttattattttataatccacaagaatattctatgtatatttttgtacaaaatgatTCATTATTAGCAGCCATtgtgacaaaaaataatgcttttatataacgaatttaaagtcaaaaataacaataaaatttacttcccaaaaaacaaagatttgcttctttaaaagtttttttaagtttattcacaacttaataagtttattattgatattaattatcatacTTGTAAATTTGATTATCTAGAAATAGCTAGGGATTTAAatgattatgttattttatgtctgaattattttttcacataacTGACCTTTTTCTTACgcaatcaataataaaagttagataatttagtatttaagaaaatttatctcTAACGAATGTACCGGATATATGgataaacttatatttaagaacatCTCTCAAATTAACGGGTATGTCAGATATACAAATAATCGTTTATATTTAACTCGAGAGTGATCCAATCCCGATCATTTTGTCTCGttactttttcgttttttttttttaatttataaataggtGCATTATTcttacactaaaaaaaagttattaatttgactaatagCGAATTCGGTTGCTTGCACTAGTGCGCACTGAGTGCGCAACTAAGGCTTGTTTACATACTTTACATcagtattcttatatttaagaatacatgttcaaaaactatttaaccaaaaaaataattctatggaTGTTGTACAGATCATTTTACTGGTTAAGAAGTATTTTAAGAAGAATTTAAGatgattcttaaatataaaaattgactataAACAAGCCTTAATATACACTCAGTGCGCACTAGTGCAAGCAACCAAATTCGCTATAAATTTTCacatttcttcaattcaagtattatatgtattttagtaacatatataatttaaatacttgaatttataagttctaattttttatgtatttaaacaaGTCTCAAATTTATTACCCCATCTCTTTCTCAACACGATAttcaatcataaatatttactattaattttttaaatattatacaaatattttatatatattttttatatacatgaagcaaaaaattataaaatctttatttaacatataattaaaatttaaactaaatattttatacaatacttacagtaaataaaaaatttttatatatgtataaatatgtataaataaatatttatacatatttatgacaaatgttttaatttaataccacaaaaatatttataaatatttgtaatatactcaaataattattatatgaacattttttaaatcgtttataaatataatgtgtttgaatttattaattttctatgtaTTGACTTTATTTAGAAACCTTTATTACAtaccgattaaaaaaaatttgtttcaacatatctattttatttctaagagCAAATAATGATTCATTATGTAATAATGATTCATTAATTACCTCGCTTCTCGACAGAAGctgtgaaataaaatgtagagGAATAGATATTATATGTCGTTTGACAGTCTTAGTTTCCAAGATAGAAAACATGTtgcttgatataaatttttaataatttttaaaaatgttttataaaaacagataattgttttcttgttatatatattacccAGACAATTCGTTTTGAAAACGGAAGTGATTTTGATACTACTAATTTCAATGAGACACAGATACAAACTCAACAAAAATACAGATCGGAGTGTATGTCgaatataaggaaaaaataacaaaagcgTAAAGGTTAATTTACAAAGTATGTACTCTTAGCTTCCTATTTCTAGTTTGTTATCTACTGCTTGTCTTTTTGCTGTTTTATCGAAATTGGCGAGATAAAAATGAACAAACTCTGAAAGACATACGAAACACTTGATAAAATAGTATacgaagaaataaagagataaTAAGCAAAAAGCACATTGTAGATTAGTCTTGAACGAAATTTTCAGGAATGTAAATTGGAAGTGGAATGTAAAAGAGAtgttttttgtctttttaatttacacttgctaaaagttaaaaataaaattaaaatttctgcaatttctttttctgtatatttaacttatgttctaatttttttgccacaaaactaaatgaaatttattaagaataaaatgcTTTCTTTCTTACATTCTTGcgtcgaaaaaataaaatttatataacagcAAAGTTTTTTACTCATCCAAAATTCATATCCTTTTATTCTAAGGCCAATATTTAtagttgatttttatttcaagaccGTTTCAAGTAATGTTTTAAGGTGCTAATGTGTATGCTAATACGATTTTGTGATTAACTGATGACATTTTAAGTTATAACAATACTTAAGATGACTTCAAAGTTAAGAATTGACTATGCATACCAGCTTAAGAGATTCCTAGAAACctgatgaaaatttatatgataaaaacaaaatttatgacgcatattattttatagtatagTATTGATCTGTTGAAACTTGTTGAGCTATAGAAATCGTGATTGTTTacgtatacataatataaaagtttaagtaTGATAagattagttaaaaatttatttatttaatttaattaatttaaattcaataaattaattttcaaaataatttaatttagataagTTACGccattctaatttaatataaataatacctACTTTtcgaaaataacttttaatttgaggtaatttaatcttaacgcaacttttaattgcatttatagTTTTTGTTCATAcaacttttaacatttaaattattcctGACAAGTAAACCATTAACTTAGATAAACTTTATTGGTTAAAAacgtagtaaaaaaatatatagtaacttaattattttaataatctacaATGTATTATAGTTAAtgacttttaatatataaaaactagcTCATTCCAAATGACTGTCTCAGGCAAGAAGAGAATCGAAgtaattatttccaaattaatattagcgaTATTTTCGAAAC is part of the Monomorium pharaonis isolate MP-MQ-018 chromosome 2, ASM1337386v2, whole genome shotgun sequence genome and encodes:
- the LOC105835411 gene encoding elongation factor 1-beta', producing MSVCDLKTDKGVGYLNDYLADRSYIEGYQPTQADAAVFEALGKPPTQSSNHHVRRWYNHIKTYDLKTLPGVKKVPDIFGASAKAPAPSSALASSTTKANDDDDDLDLFGSDEEEDAEAAKVREERLKAYADKKSKKPTVIAKSSVVLDVKTWGDEIDMQQVETAVRSIEMDGLLWGGSKLVPVGYGMSKLQIMCVIEDEKVSVDLLIEQIQDFEELVQSVDIASFNKI